A region from the Lolium perenne isolate Kyuss_39 chromosome 4, Kyuss_2.0, whole genome shotgun sequence genome encodes:
- the LOC127348662 gene encoding uncharacterized protein At5g01610-like, with the protein MANNNLVLLLLLIVAASFAAASASRTKISSSRATPTVYEMLADYDFPPGILPEGVQNYTLHADGSFDVFLPSACEIDVSSFKLQYESTIHGSIKNMVIDELQGVSVNVAVTRVGITGVDRDGDDLKFDAGVISKSFPVGTFAVSPYCS; encoded by the coding sequence ATGGCAAATAACAacctggtcctcctcctcctcctcattgtCGCCGCCTCCTTCGCGGCGGCTTCTGCCTCCCGCACCAAGATCAGCAGCTCGAGGGCCACTCCAACGGTATACGAGATGCTGGCGGACTACGACTTCCCGCCGGGCATCCTCCCCGAGGGCGTGCAGAACTACACCCTCCACGCAGACGGCTCCTTCGACGTGTTCCTCCCGAGCGCGTGCGAGATCGACGTCTCCAGCTTCAAGCTCCAGTACGAGAGCACGATCCACGGGAGCATCAAGAACATGGTGATCGACGAGCTGCAGGGGGTGAGCGTGAACGTCGCGGTAACACGGGTAGGCATCACGGGAGTCGACCGGGACGGCGACGACCTCAAGTTCGACGCCGGCGTGATATCCAAGTCGTTCCCCGTCGGCACCTTCGCCGTCAGCCCGTACTGCAGCTGA